From a region of the Enterobacter cancerogenus genome:
- the ispC gene encoding 1-deoxy-D-xylulose-5-phosphate reductoisomerase: MKHLTLLGSTGSIGCSTLDVVRHNPEHYTVTALVAGKNVQRMVEQCLEFTPRFAVMDDEESARQVKAQLLEKGSRTEVLSGQQAACDMAALDEVDQVMAAIVGAAGLLPTLSAIDAGKDVLLANKESLVTCGRLFMEAVKARGARLLPVDSEHNAIFQSLPQPFQQNLGYADLEQNGVVSILLTGSGGPFRETPLSELSAMTPDQACRHPNWSMGRKISVDSATMMNKGLEYIEARWLFNASAKQMEVLIHPQSVIHSMVRYQDGSVLAQLGEPDMRTPIAHAMAWPERVKSGVKPLDFCKLSALTFSEPDYERYPCLRLAMTAFDQGQAATTALNAANEITVDAFLNQQIRFTDIASLNLTVLEMMDLREPQSVEEVLAVDAQARIIARKQVTRLASW; the protein is encoded by the coding sequence ATGAAGCATTTAACACTCCTTGGCTCGACCGGCTCTATCGGTTGCAGCACTCTCGACGTCGTTCGCCATAACCCTGAACACTACACCGTGACCGCGCTCGTGGCGGGCAAGAACGTGCAGCGTATGGTCGAGCAGTGCCTGGAGTTTACGCCCCGCTTTGCGGTGATGGATGACGAGGAGAGCGCTCGCCAGGTAAAAGCCCAGCTGCTGGAAAAGGGCAGCCGCACCGAGGTGCTGAGCGGACAACAGGCGGCCTGTGATATGGCGGCGCTGGATGAGGTCGATCAGGTTATGGCGGCTATCGTCGGGGCGGCAGGACTGTTGCCGACGCTTTCCGCGATTGATGCCGGTAAAGATGTTCTGCTGGCCAATAAAGAGTCGCTTGTCACCTGTGGACGCCTGTTCATGGAGGCGGTAAAAGCGCGTGGCGCACGCCTTTTGCCGGTCGACAGCGAGCACAACGCGATTTTTCAGAGTTTGCCGCAACCTTTTCAACAGAACCTGGGGTACGCTGACCTGGAGCAGAATGGCGTTGTGTCGATTCTGCTTACCGGGTCTGGTGGCCCGTTCCGCGAGACGCCGCTGTCTGAACTGAGCGCAATGACGCCGGATCAGGCATGCCGTCATCCGAACTGGTCGATGGGACGTAAGATCTCTGTCGACTCCGCCACCATGATGAACAAAGGTCTGGAATACATTGAAGCTCGCTGGCTGTTCAATGCGTCAGCGAAACAGATGGAAGTGCTGATCCACCCGCAGTCGGTGATTCACTCCATGGTGCGCTATCAGGATGGCAGTGTGCTGGCACAGTTGGGCGAACCGGATATGCGCACACCGATTGCACACGCCATGGCGTGGCCAGAGCGCGTTAAATCCGGGGTTAAACCGCTCGATTTTTGCAAGCTGAGCGCACTGACCTTTAGCGAGCCTGACTATGAGCGTTATCCCTGCCTCAGGCTGGCGATGACGGCCTTCGATCAAGGGCAAGCTGCGACAACGGCGCTCAATGCGGCCAATGAAATTACCGTTGATGCCTTCCTCAATCAGCAGATTCGTTTTACCGACATCGCCTCGCTTAATTTGACGGTGCTGGAGATGATGGATTTGCGCGAGCCACAAAGCGTGGAGGAGGTGCTGGCGGTCGATGCACAAGCGCGTATTATTGCGCGTAAACAGGTGACACGTCTCGCAAGCTGGTGA
- the cdsA gene encoding phosphatidate cytidylyltransferase has product MLKYRLISAFVLIPIVIAALFLLPPVGFAIVTLVVCMLAAWEWGQLSGFTSRTQRVWLAVLCGFVLALMLFTLPEYHHDIHQPLVAGSLWISLAWWVAALLLVLFYPGSAAIWRHSKVLRLIFGLLTIVPFFWGMIALRAWHYDENHYSGALWLLYVMILVWGADSGAYMFGKLFGKHKLAPKVSPGKTWQGFIGGLFTAAIISWGYGVWANLEVAPSTLLVCSIFAALASVLGDLTESMFKREAGIKDSGHLIPGHGGILDRIDSLTAAVPVFACLLLLVFGTI; this is encoded by the coding sequence TTGCTGAAGTATCGCCTGATTTCCGCTTTTGTATTAATACCCATTGTCATTGCGGCACTGTTTTTACTGCCACCAGTGGGATTTGCTATTGTGACGCTGGTCGTGTGCATGCTGGCCGCGTGGGAATGGGGACAGCTTAGCGGCTTTACCTCGCGCACTCAGCGAGTCTGGCTGGCGGTGCTCTGTGGCTTTGTGCTGGCTCTGATGCTGTTTACGTTGCCTGAGTATCACCATGATATTCATCAGCCGCTGGTGGCCGGATCCCTGTGGATATCGCTGGCCTGGTGGGTGGCTGCGCTGTTACTGGTGCTTTTCTATCCCGGTTCGGCGGCCATATGGCGTCATTCTAAGGTGCTGCGCCTGATTTTTGGTCTGCTCACCATCGTGCCTTTTTTCTGGGGTATGATTGCCCTTCGCGCCTGGCACTACGACGAAAACCACTACAGCGGCGCGTTATGGCTGCTTTATGTGATGATTCTCGTGTGGGGGGCTGACTCTGGGGCCTATATGTTTGGTAAACTGTTCGGCAAACATAAGCTGGCACCGAAAGTGTCGCCGGGCAAAACCTGGCAGGGCTTTATTGGCGGTCTGTTTACCGCAGCAATCATCTCCTGGGGCTACGGCGTCTGGGCGAATCTTGAGGTTGCGCCGTCAACGCTGCTGGTGTGCTCTATTTTTGCTGCGCTGGCCTCGGTACTGGGCGATCTCACCGAAAGTATGTTCAAGCGTGAAGCAGGGATAAAAGACAGTGGTCACCTTATTCCAGGACACGGCGGTATACTGGACCGTATTGACAGCCTGACGGCAGCTGTTCCAGTGTTTGCTTGCCTGCTTTTACTGGTATTCGGGACGATTTAA
- the ispU gene encoding (2E,6E)-farnesyl-diphosphate-specific ditrans,polycis-undecaprenyl-diphosphate synthase — MLSANQPISENLPAHGCRHVAIIMDGNGRWAKRQGKIRAFGHKAGAKSVRRAVSFAANNGIDALTLYAFSSENWNRPAQEVTALMELFVWALDSEVKSLHRHNVRLRIIGETSRFNSRLQERIRKAEALTENNTGLTLNIAANYGGRWDIIQGVRHLAEQVQEGLLRPDQIDEEALNKQICMNELAPVDLVIRTGGEHRISNFLLWQIAYAELYFTDVLWPDFDEQDFEGALHAFANRERRFGGTEPGGDKA, encoded by the coding sequence ATGTTGTCTGCGAACCAACCAATAAGCGAGAACTTGCCAGCGCATGGCTGTCGCCATGTTGCAATCATTATGGATGGCAATGGCCGCTGGGCGAAAAGACAAGGGAAGATACGAGCCTTTGGGCATAAAGCCGGGGCGAAATCTGTTCGCCGCGCCGTTTCTTTTGCCGCCAACAACGGCATTGATGCGTTAACGCTCTATGCTTTTAGCAGTGAAAACTGGAATCGACCCGCGCAGGAAGTGACTGCGTTGATGGAACTGTTCGTGTGGGCGCTCGACAGCGAAGTAAAAAGCCTGCACCGCCACAACGTCCGTCTGCGGATTATCGGTGAGACCAGTCGTTTTAACTCACGTTTGCAAGAACGGATTCGCAAAGCAGAAGCGCTGACGGAAAATAACACCGGCCTGACGCTCAACATCGCGGCGAATTACGGCGGACGCTGGGATATTATCCAGGGCGTTCGGCATTTGGCCGAACAGGTTCAGGAAGGGTTACTGAGACCGGACCAAATTGATGAAGAGGCGCTGAATAAGCAAATCTGCATGAATGAACTGGCACCTGTAGATTTAGTAATTAGGACAGGGGGAGAACATCGCATAAGTAACTTTTTGCTTTGGCAAATAGCCTACGCCGAACTTTACTTTACTGATGTTCTTTGGCCCGATTTTGATGAACAAGACTTTGAAGGTGCGCTGCATGCCTTTGCCAATCGTGAGCGTCGCTTCGGCGGCACCGAGCCTGGTGGCGACAAAGCCTGA
- the rseP gene encoding sigma E protease regulator RseP, with protein MLSILWNLAAFIVALGVLITVHEFGHFWVARRCGVRVERFSIGFGKSLWKRTDRHGTEFVIALIPLGGYVKMLDERVEPVAPELRHSAFNNKTVGQRAAIIAAGPVANFIFAIFAYWLVFIIGVPGVRPVVGEIAPHSIAANAQITSGMELKAIDGIETPDWDAVRLQLVSKIGDEQTTLSVSDFGSDQRQKKVLDLRHWSFEPDKEDPVAALGIRPRGAQIEPVLAEVQAHSAASKAGLQAGDRIVKVDGQPLTEWMTFVTLVRDNPGTSLALDVERQGSPLSLTLIPDTKSGNGKAEGFAGVVPKVIPLPDEYKTIRQYGPFSAILEATDKTWQLMKLTVNMLGKLITGDVKLNNLSGPISIAQGVGMSAEFGVIYYLMFLALISVNLGIINLFPLPVLDGGHLLFLAIEKLKGGPVSERVQDFSYRIGSILLVLLMGLALFNDFSRL; from the coding sequence ATGCTGAGCATTCTCTGGAATCTGGCGGCGTTCATAGTTGCACTGGGTGTACTGATTACCGTGCATGAATTTGGCCATTTCTGGGTTGCTCGTCGCTGCGGAGTGCGGGTAGAGCGATTCTCGATCGGTTTCGGTAAGTCGCTCTGGAAGCGCACCGACCGCCATGGCACCGAGTTTGTCATTGCGCTTATTCCGCTGGGCGGCTATGTCAAAATGCTCGACGAACGTGTTGAGCCTGTTGCCCCGGAACTTCGCCACAGCGCGTTCAACAACAAGACGGTTGGGCAACGTGCTGCCATCATTGCTGCCGGTCCGGTAGCTAACTTCATCTTTGCTATCTTCGCGTATTGGCTGGTGTTTATCATCGGTGTGCCTGGCGTGCGTCCGGTTGTGGGGGAAATTGCCCCTCACTCCATCGCGGCAAATGCGCAAATTACGTCGGGGATGGAACTTAAAGCCATTGATGGTATCGAAACCCCTGATTGGGATGCTGTGCGACTGCAACTGGTTTCCAAAATTGGCGATGAGCAGACAACGCTCAGCGTCTCGGATTTTGGATCTGACCAGCGGCAGAAAAAAGTGCTGGATTTACGCCACTGGAGTTTCGAGCCTGACAAAGAAGATCCGGTCGCTGCACTGGGGATTCGCCCGCGTGGCGCGCAGATCGAGCCGGTATTAGCCGAAGTACAAGCGCATTCGGCGGCAAGTAAAGCGGGTTTGCAAGCGGGTGACAGGATCGTTAAAGTCGATGGTCAGCCATTAACAGAGTGGATGACCTTTGTTACTCTGGTGCGCGATAATCCAGGTACATCGCTCGCGCTGGACGTGGAAAGGCAGGGGAGTCCGCTCTCACTGACGCTGATTCCGGATACCAAATCAGGTAACGGAAAGGCGGAAGGGTTTGCTGGCGTCGTGCCGAAAGTGATCCCACTGCCAGACGAGTACAAGACAATACGCCAGTATGGGCCGTTTAGCGCCATCCTTGAAGCCACGGATAAAACATGGCAACTGATGAAGCTAACGGTCAACATGTTGGGGAAATTGATAACCGGTGATGTCAAACTGAACAACCTCAGTGGGCCTATTTCGATTGCTCAGGGGGTTGGAATGTCAGCGGAGTTCGGGGTGATTTACTATCTCATGTTTCTCGCGCTCATTAGCGTGAACCTCGGGATAATCAACCTGTTCCCGCTTCCCGTTTTAGACGGGGGCCATCTGCTGTTTTTAGCGATTGAAAAGCTAAAAGGCGGACCGGTATCCGAGCGAGTTCAAGACTTTAGTTATCGCATTGGCTCGATTTTGCTGGTGCTGTTAATGGGGCTTGCACTTTTCAATGATTTCTCTCGGTTGTAA